From a single Ignisphaera cupida genomic region:
- a CDS encoding L-fucose/L-arabinose isomerase family protein encodes MEKIRIGFVPLHRYPFDETWAQELKKRFINVIEQRFRDFVELVYPTEKDVKMGLVTDDEDAEKTIKLFRERGVEGIVLSTLTFGDELAGARVAEEFRGAPIIVFATKEPEAIPGGFRRSDSFCGTLSLASALYRRKIPFLYGGIVFPEDKEFVNSFDNFIRVVSIYRRFVGARVGIVGPRPERFETVTFNEAKMAEKFKQRVVHITLLEVVEETKKLSDDDPSVQRIVSEISSYADTSQIPREALLKIAKLETILRRFAESKKLSGIGFRCWTEIQRYYGISPCHAMARLTQSGIMTACEVDVYGVLTMIIQYAASLEQTPPFFIDWTIKHPEKDNVFLAWHCGNAPPALCAAKCGLLYHSIMYRDVGVEKAYGTFEGRLKPGVVTISRLVEYDGEFKLFITKGRALEDEKPSFRGSWVWVEVSDLDKVYRTLIEEGFVHHASMIYGDYVEPITQFAKIAGIKAVVV; translated from the coding sequence TTGGAGAAGATTAGAATTGGTTTTGTGCCTTTGCATAGATACCCATTTGATGAGACATGGGCTCAGGAGCTTAAGAAGAGATTCATCAATGTTATTGAGCAGAGGTTTAGAGATTTTGTTGAGCTTGTTTATCCAACAGAGAAAGATGTTAAAATGGGTCTTGTTACAGATGATGAAGATGCTGAAAAAACTATTAAGCTTTTTAGAGAGAGGGGTGTTGAGGGAATTGTTCTATCAACTCTAACATTTGGAGATGAACTTGCTGGTGCTAGAGTTGCTGAAGAGTTTAGAGGTGCTCCAATAATTGTTTTTGCAACTAAGGAGCCTGAGGCTATTCCTGGTGGTTTTAGAAGATCAGATTCGTTCTGTGGCACACTATCCCTGGCCTCTGCTCTCTACAGAAGGAAGATACCGTTTCTCTACGGAGGTATAGTATTTCCGGAAGATAAGGAATTTGTGAATAGTTTCGATAACTTCATTCGTGTTGTTTCCATATACAGAAGATTTGTTGGTGCTAGAGTAGGTATTGTTGGTCCAAGGCCAGAGAGATTTGAGACTGTAACTTTCAACGAAGCTAAAATGGCTGAGAAGTTTAAGCAGAGAGTTGTCCATATAACACTACTTGAGGTTGTTGAAGAGACTAAGAAGCTTAGTGATGATGATCCATCTGTTCAAAGAATAGTGAGTGAGATAAGTAGCTATGCAGACACATCACAAATTCCAAGAGAGGCTCTTTTGAAAATAGCAAAGCTTGAGACTATTCTGAGAAGATTTGCTGAGTCGAAGAAGCTTAGCGGTATTGGTTTTAGATGCTGGACAGAAATTCAGAGATACTACGGTATTTCGCCATGTCATGCAATGGCGAGGCTAACGCAAAGTGGTATAATGACTGCATGCGAAGTTGATGTCTACGGTGTTTTAACAATGATAATTCAGTATGCTGCTTCACTAGAGCAAACACCGCCATTCTTCATAGACTGGACAATTAAGCATCCAGAAAAAGACAATGTGTTTTTAGCATGGCACTGTGGAAATGCGCCACCAGCACTATGTGCAGCAAAATGTGGTTTGCTTTATCACAGCATAATGTATAGAGATGTTGGTGTTGAGAAAGCCTATGGAACTTTTGAGGGTAGGCTAAAACCAGGTGTTGTAACAATATCTAGACTTGTTGAATATGATGGAGAGTTCAAGCTCTTCATAACAAAGGGCAGGGCGTTAGAAGATGAGAAGCCAAGTTTTAGAGGTAGCTGGGTATGGGTTGAGGTTAGTGATCTAGACAAAGTCTATAGAACATTAATTGAAGAAGGTTTTGTTCACCATGCAAGCATGATATATGGAGACTATGTAGAGCCTATAACACAATTCGCTAAGATTGCTGGAATAAAAGCTGTTGTGGTATAG
- the cas1 gene encoding CRISPR-associated endonuclease Cas1 codes for MKIFFVSNPGSKIVVRRGGIYIVKRNKNGVEKVVVPPDVDSIIVASSKIGISSKAIRLAASRGIDIVFLDFRGYPIARVYPTIINKTVVTRIAQYNLFQKDYGVELAKEFAYLKIVNQAELLRYLAKSLRREDVREAAYQVDSVATELRLAEDTKISIDEIRQLEARAARIYWQTIASILPPELGFSGRDQEAKDIFNMALNYGYGILYNTCEKSLLIAGLDPYLGVLHTTKSGKPSLTLDFVEMFRSIAVDKPLIINVKRTKLETSGDRLDYESRKIVAKIVLDNLSHAHMYNKIGRRVHLSEIIMREAWELALSIREGKKYKGFRAVL; via the coding sequence GTGAAGATATTTTTTGTTTCTAACCCTGGAAGCAAAATTGTTGTTAGAAGAGGAGGTATATACATAGTAAAAAGAAACAAGAATGGTGTTGAAAAAGTTGTTGTTCCACCAGATGTTGATTCAATTATTGTTGCATCCTCAAAAATTGGAATATCATCCAAAGCCATTAGACTAGCAGCCTCTAGAGGAATAGACATTGTTTTTCTAGACTTCAGAGGATATCCAATAGCAAGAGTATATCCAACAATAATAAACAAAACTGTTGTTACAAGAATTGCGCAATACAATTTGTTTCAAAAAGACTATGGAGTAGAATTGGCAAAGGAATTTGCATATCTAAAGATTGTGAACCAGGCTGAGCTACTTAGATACCTAGCCAAAAGCCTTAGAAGAGAAGATGTTAGAGAAGCTGCATATCAAGTAGATTCCGTGGCAACAGAACTTAGACTTGCTGAAGACACTAAAATCTCCATTGACGAAATCAGACAGCTAGAGGCTAGAGCAGCCAGAATCTATTGGCAAACAATAGCCTCGATACTTCCACCAGAACTTGGTTTTTCTGGAAGAGATCAGGAAGCCAAGGACATTTTTAACATGGCTCTTAACTATGGCTACGGAATACTGTACAACACATGTGAAAAATCTCTTCTTATAGCAGGTCTAGACCCATACCTAGGTGTTTTACACACAACAAAAAGTGGAAAACCATCTCTCACACTAGACTTTGTGGAAATGTTTAGATCTATAGCTGTTGACAAGCCACTAATAATAAATGTTAAGAGAACAAAACTTGAAACGTCTGGGGATAGACTAGACTACGAGTCTAGGAAAATAGTTGCCAAAATAGTTCTAGACAATTTATCGCATGCACATATGTACAACAAGATTGGTAGGAGAGTCCACCTAAGCGAAATAATAATGAGAGAGGCATGGGAGCTGGCATTGAGTATTAGAGAAGGCAAAAAATATAAGGGTTTCAGGGCTGTGCTATGA
- the cas4 gene encoding CRISPR-associated protein Cas4, whose translation MVKEYVYCPRIAYFKMFSVYEPPTESMQYSKNLTLKYNEIVEIVNQNLGSGYSVFVEVFVKSKKIGVVGKVDAVAINSLEAVPIEVKLNTSPEKLKKIALHHLAQCIAYCIAVEETFKKQVNRFLLVSLEPRAVYEIKVGVALREFIYRISKEIDKMIAEEKMPTQTPSKRKCAACFYRKICIR comes from the coding sequence ATAGTTAAAGAATATGTCTACTGCCCTAGAATAGCCTATTTCAAGATGTTTAGTGTATATGAACCACCTACAGAGTCAATGCAATACTCAAAGAATTTAACACTGAAATACAATGAAATTGTAGAAATTGTTAATCAAAATCTGGGCAGCGGATACAGTGTTTTCGTTGAGGTTTTTGTAAAATCTAAGAAAATAGGTGTTGTGGGAAAAGTCGACGCTGTTGCAATAAACAGTTTAGAGGCTGTGCCAATAGAAGTAAAGCTCAATACCTCGCCAGAGAAACTAAAGAAAATTGCTTTGCATCACCTGGCACAGTGTATAGCTTACTGCATAGCTGTTGAGGAAACATTTAAGAAACAAGTTAACAGGTTTTTGCTAGTATCCCTAGAGCCTAGAGCTGTTTACGAAATAAAGGTAGGGGTGGCACTTAGAGAGTTTATCTATAGAATTTCCAAGGAAATAGATAAGATGATTGCGGAGGAGAAGATGCCTACTCAAACACCATCTAAAAGAAAATGCGCAGCCTGTTTCTACAGGAAAATATGTATAAGGTAA
- the cas4a gene encoding type I-A CRISPR-associated protein Cas4/Csa1 — protein sequence MLPRWIWDFVKVVGGDVVADVRGWRFDVVGPRFLARPSISDVTSPCPEKRDVWIRRVMRMKIDSDLFVLGRAVHEVFLYPFRRRYDSLWDVLRGFEKLLASFDPLAKRYKEQFVKLFRKSFAFALYSVEEGIPISVEPMIPAASIGLSDFVKPDLLVGFLPVDISLASNEKNFERKELALTGYALAIESWIGHPIDFGVAIYVNLFTEPMLTWRIIRVDDSLRRTFLEMRDKVAMILEHPDEPPPVSSNCPQSCPYIEVCKK from the coding sequence ATGCTTCCTAGGTGGATTTGGGATTTTGTAAAGGTTGTTGGTGGTGATGTTGTTGCTGATGTTAGGGGTTGGAGGTTTGATGTTGTTGGGCCTAGGTTTTTGGCTAGACCTAGTATTTCTGATGTTACTAGTCCTTGTCCTGAGAAAAGAGATGTTTGGATTAGAAGGGTTATGAGGATGAAGATTGATTCTGATTTGTTTGTTTTGGGCAGGGCTGTTCACGAGGTTTTTCTTTACCCATTTAGGCGTAGATATGATTCTTTGTGGGATGTTTTAAGGGGTTTTGAAAAGCTCTTGGCATCTTTTGATCCATTGGCTAAGCGTTACAAGGAGCAGTTTGTTAAGCTGTTTAGAAAAAGCTTTGCTTTTGCTCTTTATAGTGTTGAAGAGGGGATACCAATATCTGTTGAGCCCATGATTCCTGCAGCATCTATTGGTTTGTCTGATTTTGTTAAGCCCGATCTCCTCGTTGGGTTCTTGCCTGTAGATATTTCTCTTGCATCTAATGAGAAGAATTTTGAGCGAAAAGAACTTGCCTTAACCGGTTATGCCCTTGCCATAGAGTCTTGGATTGGCCATCCAATAGACTTTGGTGTTGCAATCTATGTAAATCTTTTTACTGAGCCTATGCTTACTTGGAGAATTATTAGAGTTGATGATAGTCTTAGAAGAACATTTCTAGAAATGAGGGATAAAGTTGCCATGATTTTGGAGCATCCAGATGAACCACCTCCTGTTTCTAGCAACTGTCCACAGTCATGCCCATATATAGAGGTGTGCAAGAAGTGA
- a CDS encoding CRISPR-associated endonuclease Cas3'', whose product MCFAYRDGERSEALIEHMKETANYCLHRWELDALSAKISKLLGIGQNHVKEAIIVAALTHDIGKAAEIYQIDCIKNTCKLFEGHYMVSAFLLHLAFNAKGIYLNSRDAVKFLLYNPTELASDKVLALLIVLPVITHHYHQVRGYLSYESSKHNAVSKFLDKPTIHRPCLDCFSEMLGYAEINVFKDFMHMLYNVLVSIDRLKGSDKYNTSKIFVENFFKSVIEESLKINSVTLGKVIVESISGLINLCDGFAASRSRKRG is encoded by the coding sequence ATGTGTTTTGCGTATAGAGATGGTGAGAGAAGCGAAGCTCTTATAGAGCATATGAAAGAGACTGCAAACTATTGTTTGCATAGATGGGAACTCGATGCGTTATCAGCTAAAATTTCAAAGCTGCTAGGAATTGGCCAAAACCATGTGAAAGAGGCAATAATTGTTGCAGCGCTTACACATGATATAGGCAAAGCAGCAGAAATTTATCAAATTGATTGCATCAAAAACACTTGCAAGCTATTTGAAGGACACTACATGGTTTCAGCATTCTTGTTGCATCTAGCATTCAATGCTAAAGGAATTTATTTGAATAGCAGGGATGCAGTTAAATTTCTGTTGTATAACCCCACTGAATTGGCAAGTGACAAGGTGCTAGCACTACTCATAGTTTTGCCTGTGATTACGCATCATTATCATCAGGTTCGTGGATATTTAAGCTACGAATCATCTAAACACAATGCTGTTTCGAAGTTTCTCGACAAACCAACTATACATAGACCTTGCCTAGATTGCTTCAGTGAAATGCTTGGTTATGCAGAAATAAACGTGTTTAAGGATTTTATGCATATGCTTTACAATGTTTTAGTGTCTATTGATAGACTCAAGGGCAGTGATAAATACAACACCAGCAAGATATTTGTTGAAAACTTTTTCAAGAGCGTCATAGAGGAGTCTCTCAAAATAAATTCTGTCACGCTTGGCAAAGTTATAGTTGAATCTATTAGTGGTTTGATAAATTTATGCGATGGTTTTGCAGCTTCTAGATCTAGAAAAAGAGGTTAG
- the cas2 gene encoding CRISPR-associated endonuclease Cas2, whose translation MTTYVVIAYDISDNSRRFEASEKLRGLGFVRIQRSLYIARGGYTLAKEAFRTLLRVIDRSRDSVFVVVLSKESFEKAFIHGAAVDLGEESSKIL comes from the coding sequence ATGACAACATATGTTGTTATTGCCTACGACATATCCGATAATAGTAGAAGATTCGAAGCCTCTGAAAAACTTAGGGGGCTGGGTTTCGTCAGAATTCAGAGAAGCTTATACATAGCAAGAGGAGGTTATACACTAGCTAAGGAAGCTTTCAGAACACTTCTAAGGGTTATAGACAGGTCTAGGGATAGCGTATTTGTTGTTGTTTTGTCAAAGGAATCATTTGAAAAAGCCTTTATCCATGGAGCTGCAGTTGACTTAGGTGAAGAATCATCAAAAATACTTTAG
- a CDS encoding helix-turn-helix transcriptional regulator, giving the protein MGKLLLINCVDDVDRVFRYVGVDENTEVALVGYRCRGSGYKILAADPRDLPGSVANVVSLAKGFNNIKIVLFGEESFQSAVLLLAYTVLTSVEDLIGLGVSPIVSVVSGRVYEYELRPRLCIGGLRGLSILRSLGGGCVDSYEVSLSTDIPVSTVRRRLSSLVRQGLAYSVKKGRRNIYCLTEVGKAFAKL; this is encoded by the coding sequence TTGGGAAAGCTTCTTCTTATAAACTGTGTTGATGATGTTGATAGAGTTTTTAGGTATGTTGGCGTTGATGAGAACACGGAAGTTGCCTTGGTTGGGTATAGATGTAGAGGCAGTGGGTACAAAATTTTAGCTGCTGATCCAAGGGATTTGCCAGGCTCAGTAGCTAATGTGGTTTCTCTTGCCAAGGGTTTTAACAATATAAAAATTGTTTTATTTGGTGAGGAGAGTTTTCAAAGCGCTGTTCTTTTGTTGGCATACACTGTTTTAACTTCTGTTGAGGATTTAATTGGCTTGGGTGTTTCACCTATTGTGAGTGTGGTTAGTGGTAGGGTATATGAATATGAGTTAAGGCCTAGGTTATGTATTGGCGGCTTAAGGGGCTTGTCTATATTGAGGAGCCTTGGTGGTGGATGTGTGGATAGCTATGAGGTTTCTTTGTCTACAGATATACCAGTGTCAACTGTTAGAAGAAGACTTTCCAGCTTGGTTAGACAAGGTCTTGCTTATAGTGTTAAAAAGGGTAGGAGAAACATTTACTGTTTAACTGAAGTTGGAAAGGCTTTTGCAAAACTATAG
- a CDS encoding DevR family CRISPR-associated autoregulator, with protein sequence MFLSMSFRLRTEVEALNMVEAMGAYSRHRTVSLLKPRGDGKGYRLVIAPAVSGQAIAFGYMKSLVELAQQKNLPICDQCRNYESKGGFVKHGTDTSGDLENLVRSCIVEDVTGFMIAKAEVRRTSAIQFSYMTPDIDSSDVAIDPQFHVRAAKPGEKPQPFQVESGTAIYVLGVALDIDKIGVVPDSNGKPKIVVANRAERVKTAIQAIAHLLEGLSFGAKKARYLPVYDVVGAVAAISHPVPFMVSPARISKDMDYVTKTVLRASNYVKLFSDAKETIKLFYMDKENVVGEVKAENIDITKADNVSELVLKIIEVIEKSLRD encoded by the coding sequence ATGTTTCTATCCATGAGCTTTAGGCTTAGAACAGAGGTTGAAGCTCTTAACATGGTTGAGGCAATGGGTGCGTACAGCAGGCACAGAACTGTGTCACTGCTTAAACCTAGGGGAGACGGAAAGGGCTACAGACTGGTCATAGCCCCTGCTGTTTCTGGACAAGCAATAGCATTTGGATATATGAAGAGTTTAGTGGAGCTAGCACAGCAAAAGAATTTGCCAATATGTGATCAATGCAGAAACTATGAGTCTAAGGGCGGGTTTGTAAAGCATGGTACTGATACTAGTGGTGATCTCGAGAATTTGGTTAGAAGCTGTATAGTTGAGGATGTTACAGGCTTCATGATAGCAAAGGCTGAAGTTAGAAGAACATCAGCAATACAGTTCAGTTATATGACCCCAGACATAGATAGCTCAGATGTTGCAATAGACCCCCAGTTCCATGTTAGAGCAGCTAAACCTGGTGAGAAGCCACAACCATTTCAAGTCGAGTCAGGAACAGCTATATATGTTCTCGGAGTTGCTCTAGACATAGACAAGATAGGTGTTGTTCCTGATAGCAATGGCAAGCCAAAAATTGTTGTTGCCAATAGAGCTGAGAGAGTAAAAACAGCTATACAGGCCATAGCACATCTTCTAGAGGGTCTTAGCTTTGGAGCGAAAAAAGCTAGGTATCTACCAGTTTATGATGTTGTTGGGGCAGTGGCTGCAATATCTCATCCAGTGCCGTTTATGGTTTCACCAGCTAGAATATCCAAGGACATGGACTATGTAACAAAAACTGTGTTGAGGGCTTCAAACTATGTGAAACTGTTTAGCGATGCTAAGGAAACCATTAAGCTGTTTTACATGGACAAAGAAAATGTTGTTGGTGAGGTAAAGGCGGAGAATATTGATATAACCAAGGCTGATAACGTATCAGAGCTTGTGTTAAAAATTATTGAAGTTATAGAGAAGAGCCTAAGGGATTGA
- the cas5a gene encoding type I-A CRISPR-associated protein Cas5a, giving the protein MIKNLYAALVEISLFGPIAVYTPYSSISSNAYPLPPPTTLVGALAYAYKRSLGDFKELAEDGSSPALELVENGMVLYASAGIERPYTVSHSIEKVYQQIYLRTQHWRNIKMAYTIGARAITIFDRLWLFYILSREDVARYGYGITRLGRKESLVSVERVFVTPIEKVVVKSSTCETGFYFPLNIASDYSPKDLWMEIDLPVLRKENFLKKGDVVEKYVLPKPFTFRKATVELNENGVVLRISIEDNKVFEIPVPRKVIES; this is encoded by the coding sequence GTGATTAAAAATCTTTATGCAGCACTTGTTGAGATATCATTATTTGGGCCCATAGCTGTTTACACACCATACTCCTCGATATCCTCAAATGCATATCCTTTACCTCCACCAACAACACTTGTAGGGGCATTGGCATATGCCTATAAAAGATCCCTAGGCGATTTCAAGGAGCTAGCTGAAGATGGCTCGTCTCCAGCATTAGAGCTTGTGGAGAATGGCATGGTACTCTACGCATCTGCTGGTATAGAGAGGCCATACACGGTTTCACACTCCATAGAGAAAGTGTATCAACAGATCTATTTAAGAACTCAGCACTGGAGAAACATAAAGATGGCATATACAATAGGTGCTCGCGCAATTACTATTTTTGATAGGCTTTGGCTATTCTACATACTGAGCAGAGAGGATGTAGCAAGATATGGATATGGAATAACGAGGCTTGGTAGAAAAGAATCTCTTGTTTCTGTAGAACGTGTATTTGTTACACCAATAGAGAAGGTTGTTGTAAAGTCCAGTACATGTGAAACAGGCTTTTACTTTCCACTAAATATAGCAAGTGATTACTCTCCTAAGGATTTGTGGATGGAGATAGATCTTCCTGTGCTAAGAAAAGAAAACTTTTTGAAAAAAGGTGATGTTGTGGAGAAATATGTTTTGCCAAAACCCTTCACATTTAGAAAAGCTACTGTTGAACTAAATGAGAATGGTGTTGTGTTGAGAATTAGTATTGAAGATAACAAGGTCTTTGAAATTCCCGTGCCGCGCAAGGTTATAGAAAGCTAA
- the cas3 gene encoding CRISPR-associated helicase Cas3' — MFETGRKLIDVFQNEVRNLDRIDRIFVIEAPTGYGKSVGASVIAALNYLKGFSFNFIHVLPLRSIVEDIYMCKYMYALGENIDAESCGALPPNAFSKALEVMGLDKNDVAYQMGFDFMLKGIGRKEPTYDAKLVISTLDSFAYNFLRVPVTEIFREIKHYATPRARIFTSTIFLDEVHMLNRFEDESSERVISFLKILVEFSLATSTPLILSTATLWNAFRESIRRWSSGRAMFFAISNVDEKRDSVVFVRDREFEEFAKSVSWRTGIVEEFDVASKVMEHVGMGEKVLVVRDRISDAVDLYKKLDLSDDEKVLIHGRLCLKDRENAFKKIARAKVVVATPVVEAGVDWDFDVGFRDATNIPSLIQVFGRVCRHRRNCNATVYLIRGSSKKGVEIIEFVKTHKIINWRSPFNYIENGVEVRGYSEVLEISSVSINENPEVEKLFRALATPVALPSRYINAALWDMSYSLLKEPLTQYYVYGGQRISEAKNVFDVILGSFTYTLEILKQYRKCVEKSVCIIEKDGHVIIEELDSPSWSQLQRKCAELASRYRGSIVFSGYVLKEDCYSNGLGLV, encoded by the coding sequence ATGTTTGAAACAGGTAGAAAGTTAATTGATGTGTTTCAAAATGAAGTTAGGAATTTAGATAGAATTGACAGGATTTTTGTTATAGAAGCTCCAACAGGATATGGAAAATCTGTTGGAGCCTCTGTTATTGCTGCTTTGAATTATTTAAAGGGGTTTTCCTTTAACTTTATTCATGTTCTTCCACTGCGATCCATAGTTGAAGATATATATATGTGCAAATATATGTATGCGCTTGGTGAGAATATTGATGCTGAAAGTTGTGGGGCTTTACCACCAAATGCTTTCTCTAAAGCCTTGGAGGTGATGGGGTTAGACAAAAATGATGTTGCTTATCAAATGGGTTTTGATTTCATGTTAAAAGGTATTGGAAGAAAGGAGCCCACATATGATGCAAAGTTAGTTATATCCACGCTAGACTCATTTGCATATAATTTTCTGAGGGTGCCAGTAACGGAGATATTTAGAGAGATTAAGCACTATGCTACACCAAGGGCTAGAATATTCACATCCACAATATTTCTTGATGAGGTTCATATGCTTAATAGATTTGAGGATGAATCATCTGAAAGAGTTATATCTTTCTTAAAAATCTTGGTAGAGTTCAGTCTTGCAACATCAACTCCATTAATATTGTCAACAGCAACACTTTGGAATGCCTTTAGAGAGAGTATAAGAAGGTGGAGCAGTGGTAGAGCAATGTTTTTCGCTATTTCCAATGTTGATGAAAAGAGAGATTCTGTTGTATTTGTTAGGGATAGAGAGTTTGAGGAATTTGCAAAGTCTGTAAGTTGGAGAACGGGAATAGTTGAGGAATTCGATGTTGCTTCCAAGGTTATGGAACATGTTGGAATGGGTGAGAAGGTTCTGGTTGTTAGAGATAGGATTTCTGATGCTGTTGATCTTTACAAAAAACTTGATTTAAGTGATGATGAAAAGGTTTTGATTCATGGCAGGCTTTGCTTAAAGGATAGAGAAAATGCTTTCAAAAAAATAGCTAGAGCCAAGGTTGTTGTAGCAACACCTGTGGTTGAGGCTGGTGTTGACTGGGATTTTGATGTGGGATTTAGAGATGCTACAAATATCCCATCATTAATACAGGTTTTTGGGCGTGTGTGTAGGCATAGACGTAACTGCAATGCCACTGTTTATTTGATTAGAGGAAGCTCCAAAAAGGGAGTAGAAATCATAGAATTTGTGAAAACACACAAAATCATTAACTGGAGATCACCGTTTAACTACATCGAGAATGGTGTTGAGGTCAGGGGATACTCAGAAGTGCTGGAAATAAGCAGTGTCTCAATTAATGAGAACCCAGAGGTGGAAAAGCTGTTTAGAGCACTTGCAACACCTGTTGCTCTTCCATCGAGATATATCAACGCGGCTCTTTGGGATATGAGCTATAGCCTGCTTAAAGAACCTTTAACACAGTACTATGTTTATGGAGGTCAAAGAATTAGCGAGGCTAAGAACGTTTTTGATGTGATTTTAGGCTCATTTACATATACACTAGAGATTTTGAAGCAGTATAGAAAATGTGTTGAGAAATCTGTTTGCATAATAGAAAAAGATGGTCATGTTATTATTGAAGAGCTCGACAGTCCTAGCTGGTCTCAACTTCAACGAAAATGTGCAGAGTTAGCTTCTAGGTATAGAGGGAGTATTGTCTTCTCTGGCTATGTTTTGAAGGAAGATTGTTATTCAAATGGTCTTGGCCTTGTCTAG
- the cas6 gene encoding CRISPR system precrRNA processing endoribonuclease RAMP protein Cas6 codes for MELPKGDRKIYVFKVIGFLTESRPLIGWSGSFVSAVIRDNVIGGVDVSKLAVSPLFIGNSRKGVERAVLSGVNGFREVVDAGSRIWFTFSIVSKDFPNEIAEKLSSGVVGPFNVSELEFEVVSEFSSSLASNYFRYVDASGRGLVEVFFYPTIFVFHGWRVLYPSPQRLVFGLAKSAAELLGVNPKLAKKRARTLSRAIELVHNKTRVVSVDIGGNRVVKAFMGKAVYGVKGLENLRDFIDLLNFGGKINIGKSRGIGFGFYRFKILKR; via the coding sequence ATGGAACTCCCAAAAGGGGATAGAAAAATTTATGTCTTTAAGGTTATAGGGTTTTTGACTGAGAGCAGACCATTAATTGGCTGGAGTGGTTCTTTTGTATCTGCTGTTATCAGAGATAATGTTATTGGCGGTGTTGATGTGAGTAAATTGGCTGTTTCGCCACTGTTTATTGGAAACTCCCGAAAGGGAGTAGAAAGAGCTGTCTTAAGCGGTGTTAATGGGTTTAGGGAGGTGGTGGATGCAGGTTCTAGAATCTGGTTCACATTTTCTATAGTTAGCAAGGATTTTCCGAATGAAATTGCTGAGAAGCTTTCAAGTGGTGTTGTTGGACCATTTAATGTTTCTGAACTGGAGTTTGAGGTTGTTTCCGAGTTTTCATCTAGTCTAGCTAGCAACTATTTTAGATATGTTGATGCTAGTGGTAGGGGCTTGGTCGAGGTGTTCTTCTACCCAACAATATTTGTTTTCCATGGTTGGAGAGTTTTATACCCATCTCCACAGAGACTTGTATTTGGCTTAGCAAAATCAGCTGCTGAGCTTCTTGGTGTTAACCCAAAGCTTGCTAAGAAGAGAGCCAGAACCTTGTCTAGAGCTATTGAGCTTGTGCACAACAAGACTAGGGTGGTTAGCGTAGATATAGGTGGGAATAGAGTTGTTAAAGCTTTTATGGGGAAAGCAGTCTATGGAGTGAAGGGCTTGGAGAATCTAAGAGACTTCATTGACCTTCTAAACTTTGGTGGAAAAATAAATATAGGAAAGTCGAGAGGCATAGGCTTTGGCTTTTACAGATTCAAGATTTTAAAAAGGTGA
- a CDS encoding biotin--[acetyl-CoA-carboxylase] ligase, translating into MDVCDSTQDVAFALALSGASEGVVVVAEELRLGRGRMGRRWVASRGGLWMSIVLRPESFRNMQLLSLASAVAVAKAIRNLLSVDARVKWPNDVLVNDKKVAGILVEGYAKTSYNFVVLGIGVNVNNDLPPDLQNTATTLKSVVGAEVSRKSLLLKILENIDEVYAKLKQGMASDILNEWRKYSSTLGRMVRVVTRDGVLEGFAEDIEDDGALRIRTREGEAIRVYEGDIIHLRT; encoded by the coding sequence GTGGATGTTTGTGATTCTACTCAAGACGTTGCTTTCGCTCTTGCGTTGAGTGGTGCTTCTGAGGGTGTTGTTGTGGTTGCTGAGGAGCTTAGGCTTGGTAGGGGTAGGATGGGTAGGCGATGGGTTGCTTCTAGAGGTGGTTTGTGGATGTCTATTGTGCTTAGACCGGAGAGTTTTAGAAATATGCAGTTGCTTAGCCTCGCCTCTGCTGTTGCTGTTGCTAAGGCTATAAGGAATTTGCTTAGTGTTGATGCCAGGGTTAAGTGGCCAAATGATGTGCTTGTTAATGATAAGAAGGTTGCTGGAATACTTGTTGAGGGCTATGCAAAAACTAGTTACAATTTCGTGGTTCTTGGCATAGGAGTTAATGTGAACAATGATCTTCCCCCAGATTTGCAAAACACTGCAACAACACTTAAGAGTGTTGTTGGAGCTGAGGTTTCGAGAAAGTCACTGCTGCTTAAAATACTTGAGAATATTGATGAGGTTTATGCAAAGCTTAAACAGGGCATGGCTAGTGATATACTCAATGAGTGGAGAAAATACTCATCAACACTAGGAAGAATGGTGAGGGTTGTGACTAGAGATGGGGTGTTGGAGGGTTTTGCGGAAGATATTGAAGATGATGGGGCTTTAAGAATTAGAACAAGAGAAGGTGAAGCAATTAGAGTTTATGAAGGCGACATTATTCATTTGCGCACCTAG